The Glycine max cultivar Williams 82 chromosome 12, Glycine_max_v4.0, whole genome shotgun sequence genome window below encodes:
- the LOC100790593 gene encoding dynein light chain, cytoplasmic, with amino-acid sequence MLSITMEEQQEPTKLIHGSKEKHNKAMHMHTTPNPNPSQTIMRLASLAISSNVRLKSSDMPSHMQEHALRHTRSLFPLHHPPSPKPSNTLIARALKKEFDSKYGLAWHCVIGKSFGSFVSHTGGGFIYFSIDSLSVLLFKTEVHLVTQPPPT; translated from the exons ATGCTTTCCATAACCATGGAAGAACAACAAGAACCAACAAAGCTGATCCATGGCTCCAAAGAGAAGCATAACAAGGCCATGCACATGCACACCACTCCCAATCCCAACCCTTCTCAAACAATCATGAGATTGGCCTCACTTGCCATCAGTTCCAACGTGCGGTTGAAATCATCCGACATGCCTTCCCACATGCAGGAACATGCTCTGCGCCACACTAGATCACTCTTCCCCCTTCACCACCCTCCTTCTCCAAAGCCATCCAACACTCTCATTGCTAGAGCTCTCAAAAAG GAGTTTGACTCGAAGTATGGATTGGCGTGGCACTGCGTGATAGGGAAGAGTTTCGGGTCGTTTGTGAGTCACACAGGTGGAGGGTTCATCTACTTCTCAATCGACTCACTTTCTGTTCTTCTCTTCAAAACTGAGGTTCACTTGGTCACGCAACCACCTcctacttaa
- the LOC102660073 gene encoding putative RING-H2 finger protein ATL19 — MAEFTELFPLGEPFDGLMHMYVYVITFDLPTLFIVLFIPTVLFFILYQVLNGLFFWLMEMRPIEHDIEEGITHLANYGDSVPSHHVTIFHALVHSNLHAWTLVTAFEGVFYEKRGQRLRASKKLPPLVNYGMHGVTRSCGECAICLEEFEVGQLCQVFPECKHIFHSDCIDHWLQKKLTCPICRSSI, encoded by the coding sequence ATGGCCGAGTTCACAGAATTGTTTCCCTTGGGCGAACCATTTGATGGTTTGATGCACATGTATGTGTATGTCATCACATTTGATCTTCCAACCTTGTTCATTGTTCTATTCATACCCACAGTGTTATTCTTCATCTTGTATCAAGTTCTCAACGGTTTGTTCTTCTGGTTAATGGAAATGAGGCCAATTGAACATGATATTGAAGAGGGTATTACACATTTAGCCAATTATGGGGACTCTGTGCCATCTCACCATGTTACCATATTCCATGCCCTTGTGCATAGCAATTTGCATGCTTGGACATTGGTGACTGCATTTGAAGGAGTTTTTTACGAGAAAAGAGGACAAAGACTTAGAGCTTCCAAAAAATTGCCCCCTTTGGTGAACTATGGAATGCATGGTGTAACAAGAAGTTGTGGTGAATGTGCCATTTGCTTGGAAGAATTCGAAGTTGGCCAATTGTGTCAAGTTTTTCCCGAGTGCAAGCACATTTTTCATTCGGACTGCATAGACCACTGGTTGCAGAAGAAACTAACTTGTCCAATATGTCGTAGTAGTATATAG
- the LOC106795349 gene encoding uncharacterized protein: MLVGEGWWDEKKNILCVVACHIIGNTSSLAGTHVGDCSIRLRLRFPSTWSINSTSSIVVQIWSNKSTNDSGYFNMIKFRNEEDGRVGIQATKYEYSLLNRVKMSCLKHKPVKNKGKRYPDAYSSDMRFDMAIRESNKRVAWGYSSPLAVGDEISTFDQNVSSSIVEAPEVVLNSGGLFNISYKILLWYNSTSNDKNSLLNQSSWSVRISAEGIYDSGAGSLCMVGCRDIHLNSLKPTAHSVDCEIVVKFQLPPLDAKSGIFIKGSIESTCKKSDSLYFKPLELSSAAFYTEAAEKAVWRMDMETIMVLISTTLACVFVGLQLYHVKRHPNVLPLLSLVMMTMLTLGYMIPLVLNFEALLAQNPNNKNCLKKDGDGVPVITPLNQNHSSWENLKSYGGLVLDGFLLPQIILNLTHNYARVDSGSYFYADPSADFYSTAWDIVIPLGGILFAIIIYLQQRFGAHCILPQRLKGSKLYEKVPVVAESEAEVETTNL; this comes from the exons ATGTTGGTAGGTGAGGGATGGTGGGATGAGAAGAAAAACATATTGTGTGTAGTGGCTTGTCATATCATAGGCAACACTTCATCCTTGGCCGGCACTCATGTGGGTGATTGCTCCATAAGACTAAGATTGAGATTCCCCTCAACTTGGTCAATCAATAGCACTAGTAGCATAGTTGTCCAAATTTGGAGCAATAAGAGTACTAATGATTCAGGCTACTTCAACATGATAAAATTCAGAAATGAAGAGGATGGTAGAGTGGGAATTCAAGCTACAAAGTATGAGTATAGCCTACTAAACAGAGTTAAGATGTCATGCCTAAAACACAAGCCTGTGAAGAACAAGGGGAAAAGATATCCAGATGCCTATTCTTCTGACATGAGATTTGACATGGCAATTAGAGAGTCCAACAAAAGAGTAGCCTGGGGTTATTCATCTCCCTTGGCTGTTGGTGATGAGATCTCTACCTTTGATCAGAATGTCTCAAGCTCCATTGTAGAAGCTCCTGAGGTAGTACTCAACAGTGGTGGCTTGTTTAACATTAGCTACAAAATCTTACTGTGGTATAATTCAACCTCAAATGACAAGAATTCCCTGCTTAATCAGTCCTCTTGGTCAGTGAGGATTTCTGCTGAAGGAATTTATGATTCCGGAGCAGGAAGCTTGTGTATGGTAGGTTGCCGCGATATTCACTTGAATTCTCTCAAACCAACAGCTCATTCTGTGGATTGTGAGATTGTAGTGAAGTTTCAGCTCCCACCATTAGATGCAAAAAGTGGAATCTTCATCAAGGGAAGCATCGAAAGCACATGCAAAAAGTCAGATTCTCTTTACTTCAAACCTTTGGAGTTATCTTCAGCTGCATTTTACACTGAAGCAGCAGAAAAAGCAGTTTGGAGAATGGATATGGAGACCATCATGGTTCTGATATCCACCACTCTAGCATGTGTTTTTGTGGGATTGCAGCTGTATCATGTGAAGAGACACCCCAATGTGCTCCCCTTGCTCTCACTTGTTATGATGACAATGCTTACTTTGGGCTACATGATACCCCTTGTTCTGAACTTTGAAGCACTTCTTGCTCAAAATCCTAACAacaaaaactgt TTGAAGAAAGATGGAGATGGGGTTCCGGTGATTACTCCATTGAACCAAAATCATTCATCTTGGGAGAACTTAAAATCTTATGGTGGTTTGGTTTTGGATGGCTTTCTCTTGCCACAGATCATTCTAAACCT GACTCATAATTATGCTCGTGTAGATAGTGGGTCATACTTCTATGCAGATCCTAGTGCAGATTTTTACTCCACTGCTTGGGATATTGTGATTCCATTGGGAGGTATCTTGTTTGCTATCATTATCTACTTGCAGCAACGTTTTGGTGCTCATTGTATTCTGCCTCAAAGGTTAAAAGGATCTAAGTTATATGAAAAGGTGCCTGTGGTTGCAGAATCAGAAGCTGAAGTAGAGACCACCAACTTGTAA
- the LOC102660202 gene encoding uncharacterized protein yields the protein MVMNFLLSILFSLFTFFSFNPVSSFASQPSYKDHCASTVPDSTPTTKLSLKHFPLGDHHTGSYTGGDSIIDVGASWNRFSFYLSKRNTRATQTPNLFKLEGTVSFRSTNTFNDGGGSYYGGQRRYRKGYVTFKLEGFWHASSGKACMVGIGSGYSKKGNSLNVNAVFKLNNVFNASNITSLVSGSLESLSPQKDENYFEPISVLMFPKGNYSYTLDSIEVANEFSHGSDAEQGLALNLNSLSFCKPPLSWGIRRLQLEYSLDCRSSKNCTSISGSFGKLPSLMSLTSTGCSLTTEKHRLRVQVEFSDIGSYWINQSFDPKAMLVGEGWWDEKNNMLCVVVCHVMGNSSSLSGTHVGDCSIRLRLRFPSIWSIKNTISIVGQIWSNKRPNDSGHFKMVTFRNDEESGVGGHGLKYEYSQLEKVNKSCPKHKPNDKGKRYPEAYSDDMRFDMSIRESNKRVAWGYSAPLAVDDEFYESGMYASSYSFSSFSTEVPDGTLNINDNNGSLFNMSYKISLSVISYSKIGDNTSVFNLSSERVKISAEGVYDAGAGTLCMVGCRDLLSNTNTEIPIAHSVDCEILLKFQFPSLDTYDGGYIKGSIESTRHESDPLYFKRLDISAVAYYREAARRNVWRMDVEVMMALISTTLSCVFVGLQLNKVKKEPNLLPFISLIMMSILTLGFMIPLVLNFEALLTQNPNNTMRVFRNNGWLEVNEISVRLITMVAFLLQFRLLYLTWSARKSGESKKGLWIAERNSAYVTSLLYAAGLLIAWLLKLKNGDNKDSVYVPMYQPSPWENIKSYGGLVLDGFLLPQIILNLFLNMRDNVLSFSFYFGTTFVRLLPHAYDLYRTHSDAALDSRSYYYADPSEDFYSTAWDIAIPLGGILFAMIIYLQQRFGSHYILPHRFKGSKVYEKVPEKVPVVTESEAEVDTTKI from the coding sequence ATGGTCATGAATTTTCTTCTCTCCatcctcttttctcttttcactttcttctccTTCAACCCTGTCTCCTCCTTTGCCTCACAACCCTCTTACAAAGATCACTGTGCTTCCACTGTTCCAGACTCAACCCCCACCACCAAACTCAGCCTCAAGCATTTCCCTCTTGGTGATCATCACACTGGTTCGTACACAGGAGGTGATAGCATTATTGATGTTGGTGCTTCTTGGAACCGCTTCTCCTTTTACCTCTCAAAAAGGAACACACGTGCAACTCAAACCCCAAACCTTTTCAAACTTGAAGGAACTGTATCATTTAGAAGCACCAACACATTCAATGATGGTGGTGGTTCATATTATGGGGGCCAACGCCGTTACCGTAAAGGTTACGTAACCTTCAAGCTTGAAGGGTTTTGGCATGCGTCTTCAGGGAAGGCTTGCATGGTTGGGATTGGGAGTGGTTATTCCAAAAAAGGTAACTCTCTCAATGTGAATGCTGTTTTTAAGCTCAATAATGTGTTCAATGCAAGCAACATCACTAGCTTGGTTAGTGGAAGCTTGGAGAGTTTGAGTCCTCAAAAGGATGAGAACTACTTTGAACCCATTTCTGTGTTGATGTTTCCAAAAGGAAATTACAGTTACACCTTGGATTCCATAGAAGTTGCCAACGAGTTCTCTCATGGGAGTGATGCTGAGCAAGGATTAGCATTGAATTTAAATTCATTGAGTTTTTGCAAACCTCCCCTCTCTTGGGGGATTAGGAGACTCCAATTGGAGTACTCACTTGATTGCCGTTCTTCTAAGAATTGCACTTCTATAAGTGGGAGTTTTGGTAAACTTCCATCTCTAATGTCTTTGACAAGCACTGGATGTTCTCTTACTACTGAGAAACATAGGTTGAGGGTTCAAGTGGAATTTTCAGATATTGGTTCTTATTGGATTAACCAAAGTTTTGACCCAAAAGCTATGTTAGTAGGGGAAGGATGGTGGGATGAGAAGAACAACATGCTGTGTGTAGTTGTTTGCCATGTCATGGGCAACTCATCATCATTGTCTGGCACTCATGTTGGTGATTGCTCAATAAGACTAAGATTGAGATTTCCCTCAATTTGGTCAATAAAAAACACTATTAGCATAGTGGGGCAAATTTGGAGCAACAAGAGGCCAAATGATTCAGGACATTTCAAGATGGTAACATTTAGAAATGATGAGGAGAGTGGGGTGGGAGGCCATGGCTTAAAGTATGAGTATAGCCAGCTAGAAAAGGTTAACAAATCATGCCCTAAACACAAGCCTAATGACAAGGGGAAAAGATATCCTGAGGCCTATTCTGATGACATGAGATTTGATATGTCAATTAGAGAGTCCAATAAAAGGGTAGCATGGGGTTATTCAGCACCCTTAGCTGTTGATGATGAATTTTATGAGTCTGGCATGTATGCATCTTCTTATTCTTTCTCAAGTTTCTCAACTGAAGTTCCTGATGGAACCCTCAACATCAACGACAACAATGGTAGCTTATTTAACATGAGCTACAAGATTAGCCTCTCAGTGATATCATATTCAAAGATAGGGGACAATACTTCTGTGTTTAATTTGTCCTCTGAGAGAGTGAAGATCTCTGCAGAAGGAGTTTATGATGCCGGAGCAGGAACGTTGTGTATGGTAGGTTGCCGTGACCTTCTCTCAAACACAAACACTGAGATACCAATAGCTCATTCTGTGGACTGTGAGATTCTACTGAAGTTTCAGTTCCCATCATTGGACACATATGATGGAGGCTACAttaagggaagtattgaaagcACGCGTCATGAATCTGATCCTCTTTACTTCAAGCGTTTAGACATATCTGCAGTGGCATATTATAGGGAAGCAGCAAGAAGAAATGTTTGGAGAATGGATGTGGAAGTGATGATGGCTCTGATATCTACAACTCTATCATGTGTTTTTGTGGGGTTGCAACTCAACAAGGTGAAGAAAGAACCAAATTTGCTCCCCTTCATCTCCCTTATTATGATGTCAATTCTTACTTTGGGTTTCATGATACCCCTTGTTCTCAACTTTGAAGCTCTTCTCACTCAAAATCCCAACAACACAATGCGGGTGTTTAGAAATAATGGATGGCTTGAGGTTAATGAAATAAGTGTGAGGCTGATCACCATGGTGGCTTTCTTGTTGCAATTTCGGCTTCTGTATCTGACTTGGTCAGCAAGGAAGAGTGGTGAGAGCAAGAAAGGGCTATGGATTGCTGAGAGGAACAGTGCTTATGTCACTTCACTCTTGTATGCAGCAGGGTTATTGATTGCATGGTTGTTGAAGTTGAAGAATGGAGATAATAAGGATTCTGTGTATGTCCCTATGTACCAGCCTTCACCTTGGGAGAACATCAAGTCTTATGGTGGTTTGGTTTTGGATGGTTTTCTCTTGccacaaatcattttaaacctGTTTTTAAACATGAGAGACAatgttctttcattttctttttactttggaACTACTTTTGTGAGACTCTTGCCACATGCCTATGATCTTTACAGGACTCACAGTGATGCTGCCCTAGATAGTCGATCATACTACTATGCTGATCCAAGTGAAGATTTTTACTCCACTGCTTGGGATATTGCCATTCCATTGGGAGGTATCCTATTTGCTATGATTATTTACTTGCAGCAACGTTTTGGTAGCCATTATATTTTGCCTCATAGGTTCAAAGGGTCTAAGGTATATGAAAAGGTGCCTGAAAAGGTGCCTGTGGTTACTGAATCAGAAGCTGAAGTAGATACTACCAAAATATAA
- the LOC100809853 gene encoding probable ubiquitin-conjugating enzyme E2 25 isoform X1 → MDPDVIEIPPPIHHPPRFREQNKVILHDVIDIDDDSEDVVIIGEKVNNSNKGKTIDAIHDDHQVVKTADYTYSLPAVENFGSVSGIASSNNFPSVSNNLINIDGHGSDLSYDDDDYFDILSEDYMDVDEYALLQKHFDNVDIPTGIEAPFTWLPPDYVVGSKKTGNNTLYPWHHMQSNANKSPMTPSSQPSLSLEPTNSEIQASSWGAINIPIKMGNVDHSSGVELSSQYISEPAPSKKSATSKLRGRTSNASLGVESSKSHWSSGPFHSKKKPASTYHGFNYHAEAAKMPHAGELPYWGQFKSAKKEAGSSISSLSTFIEHHGSLYPPGIESGKHWWEISHNAKPFSTHLNNIPNHIYYPFDPLVAHPEHVFDNNWVHDSARDGFNGKTVDGPIVTITDEAKEEILRKFRSFKQFDTVEDISDHHFFRSNSSMHQPPKNWAKKIQEEWRILEKDLPASIFVRVFESRMDLLRAVIIGAEGTPYHDGLFFFDVFFPSAYPNVPPKVHYHSGGLRLNPNLYACGKVCLSLLNTWSGSKNEKWLPGVSTILQVLVSIQGLILNTKPYFNEPGYAHMSGSANGEKMSFQYNEDTFILSLRTMMYMIRKPPKNFEDFVKGHFCSRASDILVACKAYMEGAQVGCLVKGGVQDVDEGDRSCSQRFKDSLSGYMNMLVKEFAKVGAKDIEKLLPPATTPVVNKPSGLSIA, encoded by the exons ATGGACCCTGACGTCATCGAGATTCCTCCCCCAATTCACCACCCTCCGAGATTCCGCGAGCAGAACAAG GTCATTTTGCATGATGTGATTGACATTGATGATGACTCTGAGGATGTAGTGATTATTGGCGAAAAAGTTAACAATAGTAACAAAGGGAAGACTATTGACGCCATTCATGATGATCATCAAGTTGTG AAAACGGCTGATTATACTTACTCTCTGCCTGCTGTGGAAAATTTTGGATCAGTTAGTGGGATTGCATCTTCTAACAATTTCCCTTCTGtgtcaaataatttaatcaatattGATGGTCATGGTTCTGATCTATCATATGACGATGATGACTACTTTGATATTTTGTCGGAAGATTATATGGATGTAGATGAGTATGCTTTATTACAGAAACACTTTGATAATGTGGATATACCTACTGGAATTGAAGCACCTTTTACTTGGTTGCCACCAGACTATGTCGTAGGTTCGAAGAAGACTGGAAATAATACATTGTATCCTTGGCATCATATGCAATCTAATGCTAATAAAAGTCCCATGACACCCTCTTCTCAGCCCTCTTTATCATTAGAGCCAACTAACTCTGAAATTCAAGCATCTTCATGGGGTGCTATTAACATTCCAATCAAAATGGGTAATGTTGATCACTCTTCTGGAGTAGAGTTGTCTTCTCAATATATTTCTGAACCTGCCCCTTCTAAGAAATCAGCTACTTCAAAACTCAGAGGGCGTACTTCAAATGCTTCATTAGGAGTAGAGTCATCTAAGTCTCACTGGTCTTCAGGGCCTTTCCATAGTAAAAAGAAGCCTGCTTCAACATACCATGGTTTTAATTACCATGCAGAGGCCGCGAAGATGCCACATGCAGGTGAGCTGCCATATTGGGGGCAATTTAAAAGTGCTAAGAAGGAAGCTGGCAGTAGCATTTCATCCCTTTCAACTTTCATTGAACATCATGGATCATTGTATCCTCCAGGAATAGAATCAGGAAAACATTGGTGGGAGATTTCTCATAATGCTAAACCATTTTCTACACATCTTAATAATATTCCTAATCATATTTATTATCCATTTGATCCTCTTGTTGCCCATCCTGAGCATGTGTTTGATAACAACTGGGTTCACGATTCTGCCAGAGATGGATTTAATGGAAAAACTGTGGATGGCCCTATTGTGACAATCACAGATGAAGCCAAAGAGGAAATTCTGAGGAAATTCAGAAGTTTTAAACAATTTGACACTGTTGAAGACATTTCAGACCATCACTTTTTTCGCAGTAATTCTTCAATGCATCAg CCTCCCAAGAATTGGGCTAAAAAAATCCAGGAAGAGTGGAGGATTTTGGAGAAGGATTTGCCAG CTTCAATATTTGTCCGAGTTTTTGAGTCAAGGATGGATCTTTTAAGGGCTGTGATTATTGGAGCAGAAGGGACTCCTTATCATGATggccttttcttttttgatgtTTTCTTTCCAAGTGCCTATCCCAATGTACCGCCG AAAGTCCACTACCACTCTGGAGGTCTTCGGCTCAACCCAAATCTGTATGCTTGTGGCAAAGTATGCCTTAGTCTACTTAACACCTGGTCCGGCAGCAAAAATGAGAAGTGGCTTCCAGGCGTTTCAACAATTCTCCAGGTTCTGGTCTCTATACAAGGTCTAATACTGAATACTAAGCCTTACTTTAATGAACCTGGATATGCACACATGAGTGGTTCAGCAAATGGTGAAAAGATGTCTTTTCAGTATAATGAGGACACATTCATTCTATCATTGAGGACCATGATGTATATGATACGAAAGCCTCCAAAG AATTTTGAGGACTTTGTTAAGGGGCATTTCTGCAGTCGAGCTAGCGATATTCTGGTGGCATGTAAGGCATACATGGAAGGTGCTCAAGTTGGGTGTTTGGTCAAAGGAGGGGTTCAGGATGTTGACGAGGGAGACAGAAGCTGCTCACAGCGATTCAAGGATTCTTTATCCGGATATATGAACATGCTTGTCAAAGAGTTTGCTAAAGTTGGAGCAAAGGACATCGAGAAATTGCTGCCTCCAGCAACAACACCAGTAGTGAACAAGCCATCAGGTTTAAGTATTGCCTGA
- the LOC100809853 gene encoding probable ubiquitin-conjugating enzyme E2 25 isoform X2, with protein sequence MDPDVIEIPPPIHHPPRFREQNKVILHDVIDIDDDSEDVVIIGEKVNNSNKGKTIDAIHDDHQKTADYTYSLPAVENFGSVSGIASSNNFPSVSNNLINIDGHGSDLSYDDDDYFDILSEDYMDVDEYALLQKHFDNVDIPTGIEAPFTWLPPDYVVGSKKTGNNTLYPWHHMQSNANKSPMTPSSQPSLSLEPTNSEIQASSWGAINIPIKMGNVDHSSGVELSSQYISEPAPSKKSATSKLRGRTSNASLGVESSKSHWSSGPFHSKKKPASTYHGFNYHAEAAKMPHAGELPYWGQFKSAKKEAGSSISSLSTFIEHHGSLYPPGIESGKHWWEISHNAKPFSTHLNNIPNHIYYPFDPLVAHPEHVFDNNWVHDSARDGFNGKTVDGPIVTITDEAKEEILRKFRSFKQFDTVEDISDHHFFRSNSSMHQPPKNWAKKIQEEWRILEKDLPASIFVRVFESRMDLLRAVIIGAEGTPYHDGLFFFDVFFPSAYPNVPPKVHYHSGGLRLNPNLYACGKVCLSLLNTWSGSKNEKWLPGVSTILQVLVSIQGLILNTKPYFNEPGYAHMSGSANGEKMSFQYNEDTFILSLRTMMYMIRKPPKNFEDFVKGHFCSRASDILVACKAYMEGAQVGCLVKGGVQDVDEGDRSCSQRFKDSLSGYMNMLVKEFAKVGAKDIEKLLPPATTPVVNKPSGLSIA encoded by the exons ATGGACCCTGACGTCATCGAGATTCCTCCCCCAATTCACCACCCTCCGAGATTCCGCGAGCAGAACAAG GTCATTTTGCATGATGTGATTGACATTGATGATGACTCTGAGGATGTAGTGATTATTGGCGAAAAAGTTAACAATAGTAACAAAGGGAAGACTATTGACGCCATTCATGATGATCATCAA AAAACGGCTGATTATACTTACTCTCTGCCTGCTGTGGAAAATTTTGGATCAGTTAGTGGGATTGCATCTTCTAACAATTTCCCTTCTGtgtcaaataatttaatcaatattGATGGTCATGGTTCTGATCTATCATATGACGATGATGACTACTTTGATATTTTGTCGGAAGATTATATGGATGTAGATGAGTATGCTTTATTACAGAAACACTTTGATAATGTGGATATACCTACTGGAATTGAAGCACCTTTTACTTGGTTGCCACCAGACTATGTCGTAGGTTCGAAGAAGACTGGAAATAATACATTGTATCCTTGGCATCATATGCAATCTAATGCTAATAAAAGTCCCATGACACCCTCTTCTCAGCCCTCTTTATCATTAGAGCCAACTAACTCTGAAATTCAAGCATCTTCATGGGGTGCTATTAACATTCCAATCAAAATGGGTAATGTTGATCACTCTTCTGGAGTAGAGTTGTCTTCTCAATATATTTCTGAACCTGCCCCTTCTAAGAAATCAGCTACTTCAAAACTCAGAGGGCGTACTTCAAATGCTTCATTAGGAGTAGAGTCATCTAAGTCTCACTGGTCTTCAGGGCCTTTCCATAGTAAAAAGAAGCCTGCTTCAACATACCATGGTTTTAATTACCATGCAGAGGCCGCGAAGATGCCACATGCAGGTGAGCTGCCATATTGGGGGCAATTTAAAAGTGCTAAGAAGGAAGCTGGCAGTAGCATTTCATCCCTTTCAACTTTCATTGAACATCATGGATCATTGTATCCTCCAGGAATAGAATCAGGAAAACATTGGTGGGAGATTTCTCATAATGCTAAACCATTTTCTACACATCTTAATAATATTCCTAATCATATTTATTATCCATTTGATCCTCTTGTTGCCCATCCTGAGCATGTGTTTGATAACAACTGGGTTCACGATTCTGCCAGAGATGGATTTAATGGAAAAACTGTGGATGGCCCTATTGTGACAATCACAGATGAAGCCAAAGAGGAAATTCTGAGGAAATTCAGAAGTTTTAAACAATTTGACACTGTTGAAGACATTTCAGACCATCACTTTTTTCGCAGTAATTCTTCAATGCATCAg CCTCCCAAGAATTGGGCTAAAAAAATCCAGGAAGAGTGGAGGATTTTGGAGAAGGATTTGCCAG CTTCAATATTTGTCCGAGTTTTTGAGTCAAGGATGGATCTTTTAAGGGCTGTGATTATTGGAGCAGAAGGGACTCCTTATCATGATggccttttcttttttgatgtTTTCTTTCCAAGTGCCTATCCCAATGTACCGCCG AAAGTCCACTACCACTCTGGAGGTCTTCGGCTCAACCCAAATCTGTATGCTTGTGGCAAAGTATGCCTTAGTCTACTTAACACCTGGTCCGGCAGCAAAAATGAGAAGTGGCTTCCAGGCGTTTCAACAATTCTCCAGGTTCTGGTCTCTATACAAGGTCTAATACTGAATACTAAGCCTTACTTTAATGAACCTGGATATGCACACATGAGTGGTTCAGCAAATGGTGAAAAGATGTCTTTTCAGTATAATGAGGACACATTCATTCTATCATTGAGGACCATGATGTATATGATACGAAAGCCTCCAAAG AATTTTGAGGACTTTGTTAAGGGGCATTTCTGCAGTCGAGCTAGCGATATTCTGGTGGCATGTAAGGCATACATGGAAGGTGCTCAAGTTGGGTGTTTGGTCAAAGGAGGGGTTCAGGATGTTGACGAGGGAGACAGAAGCTGCTCACAGCGATTCAAGGATTCTTTATCCGGATATATGAACATGCTTGTCAAAGAGTTTGCTAAAGTTGGAGCAAAGGACATCGAGAAATTGCTGCCTCCAGCAACAACACCAGTAGTGAACAAGCCATCAGGTTTAAGTATTGCCTGA